The Styela clava chromosome 13, kaStyClav1.hap1.2, whole genome shotgun sequence genome has a window encoding:
- the LOC120332172 gene encoding C2 domain-containing protein 3-like isoform X2, with product MSELRERRPRGRRKVRFEEVLPSTDLPPLVQGDLRCFLVVDIGKIVWSSTATAQVPPASPAYVRLRWWGETSDGTLFKPASSKNPRPVKCRCRFGVRSGAKQMCAYFVDMGSIVLEVLTSPKSVPLGRIQIPKVASLSSSNPIHDYFPIISPSSRKIGELHIHIRFKPLEDIYEPVTETGTDTSMSSRSRPPSEIGRRSRSRGSSVGSRSNRGSARSRSSSTGSRKTGKQRKRSTSRKKSRRRSQSTESNASSVASKKSLSIKKASTIDSSTPRGIDDLLKQNGHDFYGTENIPQKKSSMKPVHIDQNKDGNQQKVDVTPQTQDAISALLQRGNRLREDMLQSQLDPDSVNKPRFNSLENFTEAPTMIKPAEHMKRNMTSEYPNFEPTTQKATEPAFPVSQNLKPMKMTPVKEQRQDLDMRFVNLVFGSHEFNGVHSTMFSGFDSHTGSPLSSMISELEDNPLYDDSLLQQMFYNNNGVNYPSSSTKQLTDRMREIEQEKQHEINGTEQLQSQPKLIRFDIDKSPKKSNRKFEDLANQIRGVTVNRLQDLSKVYQVRIIIETLSLDQLDVLASNKSKLKKGRGKGSKPPVPSPKGKRRNGTYFVEFRFPEASNLQRDHPSSMTTSHDVTRVASRKLVDADGTIIVFDECCDFQLHFNEKNLQQWMKENLEFFVFCRKPSDKKASPVGSASLLLKNLITSTEVDFTYELNVKDNLKSCGTLKVSIELVGDWRKPEIVQNKEESNIVPDNNLHEQDATTAEVQESSIAISPSTSLLYMMLMVQEGTNIPGTTVISPTDGTSSYPPNVSLVCRSLTSGESEKTPVVWGQTNPKFNFVQISPLKLDNALLTRMQNNFVIVEVWTKITSTKPHSDKLLGLVKLSTHHFYQSLKDEEITRVVLKSQHPLISVDEPVPIIDLFTGQERGHLQVTLALGTQLQVSSLRKIKNDLQDKRVKVHHLEDTNDSKSSHKMAGPVQHTFEVNVVRINGFKPADNQVWGETDCFIQYQFPTQKSSQESSDDQTDDDSNEQPNLASMHNYRTDATLCIPDPSFNDSRRHTFHPPPSVPLQRILLSCCYSDALSGGIPFELWSRYYHPNVRDQLLAKGMLPIAKVSALVSMTTKKVSEQTFHIPLEFVDPEHQSNDQSAGRLEVHVKYNTSGTTLKSMQSAAKFTKPVILQVGLLRACGLKAAAVLASRHSNDGDLKNCADIGVNTYVEIKPSFLPDEETRRSRIVVQSFVPEYQHHLEIACPLVSFHQDITPISLAELMISGEIELSVWHRPEDPEEGKCVDTLLCSLAVPMRSLLHKTTGLHSWFALKPAKRHRSHGDKSVTVGGLEISINFSCQNDLDLVVKAAKANKWILPHFETKLLNDNVIDDVTGTDCVTFAVTVTNAWLPQNEILLHGRTSIDRNANVYLRYKFFDHDSVTSSLSPLSSKQPHSIGARFENLTSARIAHKKSFVCKRSRPLNWYLREEKLELQIWLTRTKGAKKSRPLDSDKLLGSCFIDLCTIADLQREQHISGSFDLFKAGIDDLGSGQMRVYISTRPGDVVDPIPDPIKRQSISEDDCEQLSDVENIVPPAQERQNNDIVFSANVTIERAMHLPQVGDFETDSMREPNCFVSYDVVDESYSSNTPEGLKMITMATKVSLGASSPCWNESKEVVLSKQLLTGSDGALLLKVWHRDRMYLITENEESGDLKTADAAEITTELLVTDRMLGFATVDLSVLRAGFRDVNGWYNVLDIHGQCQGQLKVAVTPSTSFALTQPDTARSNISSQKSHFPTSTTLSTLSTKGVNFLHQAPIDVPVQTPSGSMYFPGLQSSAQTVGTTCKMTDSEENKFLKKRDKLSTKFSQDFTQNLSFHQGPSASMFRYTSSDRQQACLVNTLEKQIKELEEIKTRFENRRAAGFTQNASPFVDKHEETQPKVQNDNINSNPTMVNQLFNDQSIPVTSGIGNFSPPNAEFPLCMSSTDMPNPRGETILTLHPNRTESFDALPELEIVRQSKSKSEISSESSKSTISSRSTSDINKENQRDDLDETQRKTVHLSLYEPQKTHQFDERALSDNEANPDVEFVQPRSLNESMCSDFQPKSLEQKENREISSPRFESSSKKPPHKALASQGTHFFQPEPSALTPARSEGRSVLDETSLWLSGSTLRISGFSSDDDDQDHSIKPRSKNGKHEPDKKNSTEISPQLEDATQNDTFTLSDGSQTQIQTMVSLSDSEKESTPVEHVTQIENIVPKSSSEHDSESSSDRDQSGSDQEDEQRDENFVPFQSENASIPNETEDHFINEEKLDDDKEKPDKKPSPNYSDLNENEKSDFQNQVIVNENNSDSKPIKCENDENVPPNVCSQEKSAGQKQLFPSFFPPTRDLEASMRALQEATLKHKHDLLKKKECSQDVDQESQQNTIEKGAASPRKLKKIPPMPKDYSDERTQRLARIFRTKFS from the exons atgtcGGAATTAAGAGAAAGACGACCGAGAGGAAGACGAAAAG ttcgCTTTGAAGAAGTTCTCCCATCGACAGATCTGCCACCTTTAGTTCAAGGTGATTTGCGATGTTTTTTGGTTGTTGATATAGGAAAGATTGTTTGGTCATCAACAGCTACTGCTCAAGTACCACCCGCATCACCTGCCTATGTTCGCCTACGTTGGTGGGGAGAAACGTCCGATGGAACTCTGTTCAA GCCGGCTTCTTCCAAGAATCCCAGACCTGTTAAATGCAGATGTCGATTTGGTGTGAGATCAGGGGCTAAGCAGATGTGTGCTTATTTTGTGGATATGGGAAGCATTGTACTGGAAGTTTTAACAAGCCCGAAGAGCGTTCCTTTAGGAAGAATTCAG ATTCCTAAAGTTGCTTCATTGTCTTCTTccaatccaatccatgactatTTCCCCATAATATCTCCGTCTTCTCGTAAAATTGGAGAATTGCATATACATATTCGATTTAAACCATTGGAAGATATTTATGAACCCGTAACAGAAACAGGAACGGATACTTCAATGTCTTCAAG GTCACGCCCCCCGAGTGAAATTGGTCGCAGGAGTAGATCAAGAGGATCAAGCGTTGGTTCAAGGTCAAATCGTGGATCAGCAAGGTCACGAAGCAGTAGCACAGG AAGTCGTAAAACtggaaaacaaagaaaaagatCAACTTCAAGAAAAAAAAGTCGGCGACGAAGTCAATCTACTGAATCAAACGCTTCTTCTGTTGcttctaaaaagtcgctttctattaaaaaag CTTCAACAATAGATTCTTCCACGCCAAGGGGCATTGATGATTTGTTGAAACAGAATGGACATGATTTTTATGGAACAG aaaatattccACAAAAGAAATCAAGCATGAAACCTGTACATATAGACCAAAACAAGGATGGAAATCAACAGAAAGTTGATGTGACACCACAAACACAGGATGCCATAAGTG cTCTGTTACAAAGAGGAAACAGATTAAGAGAAGACATGTTACAAAGTCAACTTGATCCTGACTCAGTCAACAAACCAAGGTTTAATTCATTGGAAAATTTCACTGAAGCTCCAACAATGATCAAACCAGCAGAACACATGAAGCGAAATATG ACTTCAGAATATCCTAATTTTGAACCTACAACACAAAAAGCAACTGAACCAGCTTTTCCAGTTTCTCAAAATCTAAAACCAATGAAAATGACTCCTGTTAAAGAGCAACG ACAAGATCTCGACATGAGATTTGTGAATCTTGTATTCGGCTCACATGAGTTCAACGGAGTTCATTCCACCATGTTTTCTGGATTTGACTCCCACACAGGATCACCATTGAGCAGTATGATTTCTGAGTTAGAAGATAATCCTCTCTATGACGATTCATTACTTCAACAAATGTTTTATAATAACAATGGG GTTAATTATCCATCTAGCAGTACGAAACAACTGACTGATAGGATGAGAGAAATAGAACAAGAAAAACAACATGAAATAAATGGAACTGAGCAATTGCAAAGTCAACCGAAGCTG ATTCGCTTTGATATTGATAAATCACCTAAAAAATCAAATCGAAAATTTGAAGATCTTGCGAATCAAATCAGAGGAGTTACAGTCAATAGACTGCAAGATTTATCAAAAGTTTATCAAGTTCGAATCATCATTGAAACTTTATCTCTCGATCAACTTGATGTTCTTGCTTCGAACAAATCGAAACTCAAAAAAGGTCGTGGAAAAGGATCAAAACCTCCTGTACCATCACCTAAAGGGAAACGAAGAAATGG AACGTATTTTGTTGAATTTCGATTTCCTGAGGCATCAAATCTTCAACGTGATCATCCGTCGTCAATGACAACTTCACACGATGTCACTAGAGTTGCATCAAGGAAGCTTGTTGATGCAG ATGGGACGATTATTGTCTTTGATGAATGTTGTGACTTCCAACTccattttaatgaaaaaaatttgcagCAATGGATGAAAGAAAATTTGGAATTCTTTGTCTTCTGTCGAAAACCTTCAGACAAAAAG GCTTCACCAGTTGGTTCTGCATCTCTCCTGCTCAAGAATCTCATAACATCAACTGAAGTAGACTTTACTTATGAATTAAATGTGAAAGACAATTTAAAATCATGCGGAACCTTGAAA GTTTCTATCGAATTGGTTGGAGATTGGAGAAAGCCAGAGATTGTTCAGAATAAAGAAGAAAGCAATATCGTGCCTGACAAT AACCTACATGAACAAGATGCAACCACAGCTGAGGTTCAAGAATCATCTATTGCAATTTCACCTTCAACCTCCTTGTTATATATGATGCTCATGGTACAAGAAGGGACAAATATACCAg GGACAACTGTAATTTCACCAACTGATGGTACCAGCTCTTATCCACCCAATGTCTCCCTCGTGTGTCGATCTTTGACTTCTGGTGAAAGTGAGAAGACACCTGTGGTTTGGGGACAAACAAAtcccaaatttaattttgtgcaG atttcacCACTGAAGCTCGACAATGCACTCTTGACGAGAATGCAaaacaattttgttattgttgaaGTTTGGACTAAAATAACATCAACAAAACCTCATTCTGATAAACTACTTGGACTTGTGAAATTGTCGACTCATCATTTTTACCAAAGCCTAAAAGATGAAGAAATTACAAG aGTTGTTCTCAAGTCACAACATCCACTGATCTCTGTTGATGAACCTGTACCTATCATAGATCTTTTCACTGGACAAGAACGTGGACATTTGCAAGTAACTCTGGCGTTAGGAACTCAGCTGCAG GTTTCATCAttgcgaaaaataaaaaatgatttacaaGACAAGAGAGTCAAAGTGCACCATCTTGAGGATACAAATGATTCAAAGTCAAGCCACAAGATGGCTGGTCCTGTTCAACACACATTTGAAGTGAATGTAGTAAGAATAAATGGATTCAAACCAGCTGACAATCAG GTGTGGGGAGAAACAGACTGTTTCATACAATATCAATTCCCAACTCAGAAAAGTTCACAAGAATCTTCAGATGATCAGACCGATGATGATAGTAATGAACAACCAA ATCTGGCATCTATGCATAACTATCGTACTGATGCAACTCTTTGCATTCCTGATCCATCATTTAATGATTCGAGGCGACATACATTCCATCCACCACCTTCTGTTCCTCTCCAGCGAATTTTACTGTCATGTTGCTATAGCGATGCACTGAGTGGTGGTATCCCATTTGAACTGTGGTCAAGATATTATCATCCTAATGTGAGAGATCAGCTACTAGCAAAA GGAATGCTTCCAATTGCAAAAGTCAGTGCTCTTGTTTCTATGACAACCAAAAAAGTCTCTGAGCAGACTTTCCATATTCCATTGGAGTTTGTGGATCCAGAACATCAATCAAATGATCAATCAGCAGGAAGATTGGAAGTCCACGTAAAGTATAATACTTCAG GTACAACACTGAAATCCATGCAGTCTGCTGCCAAATTTACAAAACCAGTTATCCTCCAGGTGGGGTTGCTGAGAGCATGTGGTCTTAAAGCAGCAGCAGTCTTAGCTAGTCGTCATAGCAATGATGGTGATTTGAAGAATTGTGCAGACATCGGTGTGAATACATATGTCGAAATCAAACCATCGTTTCTTCCTGATGAG GAAACGAGGAGGTCTCGGATTGTTGTGCAAAGCTTTGTGCCTGAATATCAACACCATTTAGAAATTGCTTGTCCTCTTGTGTCATTTCATCAAGATATAACACCTATATCTCTGGCTGAGTTGATGATATCAGGAGAAATTGAACTCTCAGTTTGGCACAG GCCAGAAGATCCTGAAGAAGGGAAATGTGTTGATACATTACTTTGTAGTCTAGCTGTACCAATGAGAAGTTTATTGCATAAGACAACAG GTTTGCATTCTTGGTTTGCTCTTAAACCTGCCAAGCGACATCGTAGCCATGGCGACAAGTCTGTAACAGTTGGTGGATtggaaatttcaatcaacttcAGTTGTCAAAATGATCTTGACCTGGTAGTAAAAGCAGCAAAAGCAAATAAATGGATTCTACctcattttgaaacaaaacttTTGAATGATAACGTAATTGATGATGTTACTGGAACTGATTGTGTCACATTTGCCGTTACGGTAACAAATGCATGGCTTCCCCAAAACGAAATATTGCTTCACGGTCGAACGAGTATCGATAGAAACGCAAACGTCTACCTCAGATATAAATTTTTTGATCACGATTCGGTTACATCATCATTGAGTCCGTTAAGCTCGAAACAACCACATTCTATTGGTGCAAGGTTTGAGAATTTGACTTCAGCGAGGATCGCTCACAAAAAATCATTTGTCTGTAAAAGGTCACGCCCTTTGAACTGGTATTTACGTGAAGAAAAATTGGAGCTACAAATTTGGTTGACTCGTACGAAAGGGGCGAAGAAATCAAGACCGCTAGATTCGGATAAACTTTTGGGTTCGTGTTTTATAGATTTGTGTACTATAGCGGATTTACAGCGTGAGCAACATATTAGTGGATCTTTCGATTTATTTAAAGCTGGCATAGATGATCTTGGATCTGGACAAATGAGAGTTTATATCAGTACGAGGCCTGGGGACGTTGTTGACCCTATTCCAGACCCCATTAAAAGGCAAAGCATTTCAGAGGATGATTGTGAACAGTTGTCTGATGTAGAGAATATTGTTCCACCCGCTCAAGAGAGGCAAAATAATGATATCGTGTTTTCTGCTAACGTCACAATTGAAAGAGCAATGCATTTGCCACAAGTTGGCGATTTTGAGACTGATTCAATGAGAGAACCGAATTGTTTTGTTTCATATGATGTTGTTGATGAATCGTACAGTTCAAATACTCctgaaggtttaaaaatgattACCATGGCAACAAAAGTTTCTTTGGGTGCGTCATCACCCTGTTGGAATGAGAGCAAGGAAGTTGTTTTATCAAAACAACTTTTAACAGGATCTGATGGAGCTTTGCTTTTAAAAGTATGGCATCGAGATCGAATGTATTTGATAACAGAAAACGAAGAATCTGGTGATCTGAAAACCGCTGATGCAGCAGAAATAACAACAGAGTTATTGGTTACTGATAGAATGCTTGGGTTTGCAACCGTCGACTTATCCGTTCTCAGAGCTGGATTCAGAGATGTCAATGGGTGGTACAATGTTCTGGATATACATGGACAGTGTCAGGGACAATTAAAAGTAGCTGTCACCCCGTCTACGTCTTTCGCATTGACCCAACCAGATACAGCAAGATCCAATATATCAAGTCAAAAAAGTCATTTTCCTACGTCCACAACTTTGTCTACTTTGAGTACGAAAGGGGTTAATTTTTTACACCAAGCACCAATAGACGTACCAGTGCAAACACCTTCTGGGAGTATGTATTTTCCTGGTTTACAAAGTTCTGCACAAACAGTTGGAACAACTTGTAAGATGACAGATTCTGAAGAAaacaaatttctcaaaaaacGTGACAAACTTTCAACAAAGTTTTCTCAGGATTTTACTCAAAATTTAAGTTTTCATCAAGGTCCCTCAGCGTCTATGTTTAGATATACAAGTTCAGATAGGCAGCAAGCTTGTCTTGTCAATACTTTAGAAAAACAGATCAAAGAATTGGAAGAAATAAAAACGAGGTTCGAAAACAGAAGAGCGGCTGGTTTTACACAAAACGCTTCACCTTTTGTGGACAAACATGAAGAAACGCAACCTAAAGTTCAAAACGACAATATAAATTCGAATCCAACTATGGTAAATCAATTGTTTAATGATCAGAGTATTCCTGTAACTTCTGGAATAGGCAATTTCTCTCCACCTAATGCTGAATTCCCATTATGTATGTCTTCAACAGATATGCCTAATCCACGAGGAGAAACGATTCTTACGTTACATCCAAATAGAACAGAAAGTTTTGATGCGTTACCTGAATTGGAAATTGTTCGTCAAAGCAaatcaaaatcggaaatttcatCTGAGAGTTCAAAGTCAACAATTTCAAGCCGTTCAACATCTGAtattaataaagaaaatcagCGTGATGATTTGGACGAAACACAGAGGAAAACTGTTCATTTATCTCTTTACGAACCTCAAAAAACGCATCAATTTGATGAGAGAGCTCTGAGTGACAACGAAGCAAATCCAGATGTTGAGTTTGTTCAGCCGAGAAGTTTAAATGAAAGCATGTGCAGCGATTTTCAACCCAAGTCATTAGAACAGAAGGAAAATCGTGAAATTTCTTCTCCACGATTCGAATCATCTTCCAAAAAGCCTCCCCATAAAGCGTTAGCCTCTCAAGGAACTCATTTTTTCCAACCAGAGCCGTCGGCTTTAACTCCAGCCCGTTCTGAAGGCCGTAGTGTGTTAGATGAAACAAGTTTATGGCTGTCAGGGTCAACTTTACGCATCAGCGGTTTCAGTTCAGATGATGACGATCAAGATCACTCTATCAAACCTCGATCAAAGAATGGAAAGCATGAACCTGATAAAAAGAATTCTACTGAAATTTCTCCTCAACTTGAGGATGCTACTCAAAATGATACATTTACTCTTTCTGATGGtagtcaaactcaaattcaaaCTATGGTTTCACTGAGTGACTCTGAGAAAGAATCTACTCCAGTTGAGCATGTTactcaaattgaaaatatagttCCAAAGTCGTCTTCAGAACATGACTCAGAAAGTAGCAGTGACAGAGATCAATCAGGTTCAGATCAAGAAGATGAACAACGCGATGAGAATTTCGTTCCATTTCAATCAGAGAATGCTTCTATTCCTAACGAAACAGAAGATCATTtcataaatgaagaaaaattagaTGATGACAAAGAAAAACCTGATAAAAAGCCAAGTCCTAATTACTCTGAcctaaatgaaaatgaaaaatctgATTTTCAGAATCAAGTGATTGTCAATGAAAATAATTCTGATTCTAAACCGATTAAATGCGAAAACGATGAAAATGTGCCTCCCAATGTATGTTCCCAAGAAAAGTCAGCAGGCCAAAAACAACTGTTTCCAAGCTTTTTTCCACCCACGCGAGATCTTGAGGCTTCAATGCGAGCTTTACAAGAGGCAACACTAAAGCATAAG CATGATCTTCTGAAGAAAAAGGAATGCTCACAAGATGTTGATCAAGAAAGTCAACAAAATACAATTGAGAAAGGTGCTGCGTCCCCacgcaaattgaaaaaaattccgCCAATGCCAAAAGACTATTCCGATGAGAGGACCCAACGATTAGCTCGTATTTTTAGAACAAAATTTTCATGA